In the genome of Thermococcus sp. MV5, the window AACAGCGTCTCTAAGACCACCAATGTCCTCATAAGTAACCTCAGGAACTTTTTCTTCTTTAACCTCCACCGCTTGTGGAAGCACCTCTATCTCGGTATTGTACGTTATCTGAACTATACCCTTTGGAGCTGTGCTCACTACAATGAATTTTAACTCACCAAATCCTAATGGTAAACTCTCAAGGAACCCTCTAAAAAGTTCATCAAATGGAGAACCCGTGTAAATCTCCGTTTCTCTTCCACTAGCTACTATCAAGTCTCCTTTAACAACTGGTCTCCCAAGGAGGTTCCTTTTAACAAGTTCTCCTGGAATTTGAAGGTAGACTCCTCTCTGAGCTGGGGCTAACACAACTTTTCTAGCCTCTTGAACCTCAGCTTTTCTCAGAGTAATGTAGTCCCCTATACTAACTCCAGCGTTTCTTCTGATGTAACCATCCATTCGTATTATGTCAAGACCCCTATCATCTGGATGAGCATTCTCAACTATGGCAGCTGTTTTTCTTTCTCCTTCTAATTCCACTATATCACCAGGCCCTACTCCCAATTGCTTTTGATATCTCCTATCAAACCTAACTACACCTCTCCCCACATCTCGCTTAAGGGCCTCAGCAACTCGTAACTTTATTTCCTCTTTAACCTCTTCCTTACCAAATATCATTTTTTATCACCTTTTTTCTTTTTGTGAATTTCAATAGCTTCTTCTAAAGTTAAATTACCCTTTGCAACCTCTCTAGCAAGCTTTGATGAGATAGTAATCATGCCATTACTTAATTCTCTACTCCTTGTTTTTATATATTCAATCTCCCCCCTACTGGGTTCACCCACATGCATTAGTTCCCCAAGACTAGCCTCTCTCCCATCCCTTAAAGCTATATTGATTGAAGCTACAATATCCTGAACTTGTGATGCTTCAATCCCACCAACTTTTGGAGTGGTACCTCTTTCATTTACTAAAATAATTGGAAAATCGTCTCCTAAGACATTCGCCAAACTTTTAAGCATTAAAATCCTGTATCTTTTTGCCCCATGACCTATTTTGATTTTGGCCTTTGGATATTTCTCCAATAAACTCAAGATAACATCAACATCCTTCGGAGTTTTTAAGTGATGAACTTCAATAACCCTGTTATCTGCGACAACGGCTATTCCTGGTCTTTCCCCCGGATCTATAGCAATATATACAGTTTTAAATTTCTCTCTTCCTTCAAGTTTTGCTAGGAGATCATCTATAAAATTCTCATTCACAATCATTATTTTAGATGGAAAATTAATTTTAGCGTATTCTTCTTTACTTGTTAGAACTACCTCTACATCAAAAGGGATATTATCACCAGGTCTAAGGCTATAAAAAGGTATCCTATACTCTTGCAAAACTTTTGCAGCCATGTAATAAATTCTTGCATTTTCTGTGATGATCGCCACTCTCATGTGTGATGATTCGAAAAAACTATTAAAAAGATTAAGGAAAAAAGAGAAGATTTCAAAAACTCAAAGTGGGTTAAAAACACTCTAATCCCCACATAAAGCAAGGACAATTGAAAAATTTTTTAATAAACTTTATAAACTCTTGCCACAGAGATAAAAATGCCCCAGAAGTGGGCAGAGGTGAGAAATATGCAACCTCCAAAGAAAAAGAAAGTTGAAGAGTTCGAAGAAGAACTCTTTGAGGAAGAATGGGAAGAGGAAGAATTTGATGAAGATTGGGAGGAAGAAGAGTGGGAGGAAGACTGGGAAGAAGATGAATGGGAAGAGGAGGATTGGGAAGACGAAGATGAATGGTAAATCCTCTTATTCCCCCAGTCATAAGGCCACGTATTTCCAACAGATTTATTAACTTTTCCTCATTTTTTCAAATGGGTGATAAAATGGCATTTTTAAAAGTAGTATCCCTCGAAAAAGCTCTAGAGATCATAAACTCATTCCCATTAAAACCAACGATCGAAGAGATAGAAATTGAAGAAGCCCATGGAAGGATTCTAGCGGAGGACATTATTTCCCCAATAGACGTCCCGCCCTTTGACAGAGCAAGTGTTGATGGGTATGCTTTAAAAAGTCAAGATACCTGGAATGCAAGCGAAAGCAATCCAGTAGTATTAAAGGTTATTGGAGAGGTCCATGCAGGAGAGGAGCCCAAAGTTGAGGTAGGCGATGGAGAAACAGTTTACATTTCCACAGGAGCAGTACTCCCCAGGGGAGCAGACGCAGTTATTGAATTTGAAGTGGTCGAAAGAGAAGGGGATAAAGTTATTATCTACAAACCCGTTTATCCCCAAGCAGGAATCATGAAAGCTGGAACAGATATCCCAAAGGGCAAACTTCTTCTAAAAAAAGGTACAAAACTTGGATTTAAAGAAACGGCCTTGCTTTCCGCAGTTGGTTTTGAAAGAGTAAAAGTATTCTCAAAACCAAAAGTTGCAATAATAAGTACTGGGAACGAGATTATTTTACCCGGAGAAGAACTGAGACCAGGAAAGATATATGATATAAATGGACGAGCAGTTAGTGATGCAGTTAAAGAGCTTGGAGGGGAAGCCCACTTCATGAGAATAGCAAGGGATAACGAGAAGAGTCTGAAAAAGAAAATAATAGAAGCTCTCAAATATGATATTATAATCCTCAGCGGCGGTGCTAGTGGAGGTACAAGAGACCTTACAGCTTCAATAATTGAAGAACTTGGAGAAGTAAAAATCCACGGAATAGCAATCCAACCAGGAAAACCAAC includes:
- the glp gene encoding gephyrin-like molybdotransferase Glp translates to MAFLKVVSLEKALEIINSFPLKPTIEEIEIEEAHGRILAEDIISPIDVPPFDRASVDGYALKSQDTWNASESNPVVLKVIGEVHAGEEPKVEVGDGETVYISTGAVLPRGADAVIEFEVVEREGDKVIIYKPVYPQAGIMKAGTDIPKGKLLLKKGTKLGFKETALLSAVGFERVKVFSKPKVAIISTGNEIILPGEELRPGKIYDINGRAVSDAVKELGGEAHFMRIARDNEKSLKKKIIEALKYDIIILSGGASGGTRDLTASIIEELGEVKIHGIAIQPGKPTIIGLIDGRPIFGLPGYPTSCLTNFTLLVAPLIRKLLGMDFKIEYTKKKLAHKVFSVKGRRQFLPVRINDEVAQPILKGSGAVTSFIEADGFVEVPENVEILEEGEEVRVVLFKF